A single region of the Triticum dicoccoides isolate Atlit2015 ecotype Zavitan chromosome 2B, WEW_v2.0, whole genome shotgun sequence genome encodes:
- the LOC119368184 gene encoding uncharacterized protein LOC119368184 isoform X4, which translates to MRRRASRRRRRRWIRSAAVCFIPFFSSRTGASPWGAAGWGRKWSPGRWVAAAHALPPRAMVRRMDLGMLRRGGVPGFPRTSSPSCHRRRPRVLSRHASHLPAPCPTHLTPPLCWDDVLLCSLVNSLLFCCQILCCWLIFEYRLDASLHVTPKRRSHSRSGQTEVPGDWHA; encoded by the exons ATGCGGAGGCGAGCTtcccgacgacggcggcggcgttgGATTCGATCTGCAGCCGTCTGCTTCATCCCGTTCTTCTCCAGCCGAACAGGGGCAAGTCCGTGGGGCGCCGCCGGATGGGGAAGGAAATGGAGCCCAGGGAGATGGGTGGCAGCGGCTCACGCACTCCCTCCCCGAGCGATGGTCCGGCGGATGGACCTGGGCATGCTGCGCCGCGGCGGTGTCCCCGGCTTTCCCAGGACGAGCAGTCCGTCGTGCCATCGGCGCCGTCCTCGCGTGCTAAG TAGGCACGCTAGCCACCTCCCTGCTCCGTGCCCCACACATCTGACCCCGCCGCTATGTTGGGATGATGTGCTACTGTGCAG CCTGGTGAACAGTTTGCTCTTTTGCTGTCAAATACTTTGTTGTTGGCTTATTTTTGAATACAGATTGGATGCCTCGCTGCATGTTACTCCCAAGAG AAGATCTCACTCAAGAAGTGGCCAAACTGAGGTGCCAGGTGATTGGCATGCTTGA
- the LOC119368184 gene encoding uncharacterized protein LOC119368184 isoform X2, with product MRRRASRRRRRRWIRSAAVCFIPFFSSRTGASPWGAAGWGRKWSPGRWVAAAHALPPRAMVRRMDLGMLRRGGVPGFPRTSSPSCHRRRPRVLRHASHLPAPCPTHLTPPLCWDDVLLCSASTNYMRLGCVIGPCLCASRKGQARESTAIPLDFTSFDFTKLCIIIFFCLVNSLLFCCQILCCWLIFEYRLDASLHVTPKRRSHSRSGQTEVPGDWHA from the exons ATGCGGAGGCGAGCTtcccgacgacggcggcggcgttgGATTCGATCTGCAGCCGTCTGCTTCATCCCGTTCTTCTCCAGCCGAACAGGGGCAAGTCCGTGGGGCGCCGCCGGATGGGGAAGGAAATGGAGCCCAGGGAGATGGGTGGCAGCGGCTCACGCACTCCCTCCCCGAGCGATGGTCCGGCGGATGGACCTGGGCATGCTGCGCCGCGGCGGTGTCCCCGGCTTTCCCAGGACGAGCAGTCCGTCGTGCCATCGGCGCCGTCCTCGCGTGCTAAG GCACGCTAGCCACCTCCCTGCTCCGTGCCCCACACATCTGACCCCGCCGCTATGTTGGGATGATGTGCTACTGTGCAG TGCCTCGACAAACTACATGAGGTTGGGTTGTGTGATTGGACCCTGTTTGTGTGCCAGCAGGAAGGGACAAGCAAGAGAAAGTACTGCTATTCCACTGGATTTTACTTCCTTTGATTTCACCAAACTTTGTATTATTATTTTCTTCTG CCTGGTGAACAGTTTGCTCTTTTGCTGTCAAATACTTTGTTGTTGGCTTATTTTTGAATACAGATTGGATGCCTCGCTGCATGTTACTCCCAAGAG AAGATCTCACTCAAGAAGTGGCCAAACTGAGGTGCCAGGTGATTGGCATGCTTGA
- the LOC119368184 gene encoding uncharacterized protein LOC119368184 isoform X3: protein MRRRASRRRRRRWIRSAAVCFIPFFSSRTGASPWGAAGWGRKWSPGRWVAAAHALPPRAMVRRMDLGMLRRGGVPGFPRTSSPSCHRRRPRVLSRHASHLPAPCPTHLTPPLCWDDVLLCSASTNYMRLGCVIGPCLCASRKGQARESTAIPLDFTSFDFTKLCIIIFFCLVNSLLFCCQILCCWLIFEYRLDASLHVTPKRSHSRSGQTEVPGDWHA, encoded by the exons ATGCGGAGGCGAGCTtcccgacgacggcggcggcgttgGATTCGATCTGCAGCCGTCTGCTTCATCCCGTTCTTCTCCAGCCGAACAGGGGCAAGTCCGTGGGGCGCCGCCGGATGGGGAAGGAAATGGAGCCCAGGGAGATGGGTGGCAGCGGCTCACGCACTCCCTCCCCGAGCGATGGTCCGGCGGATGGACCTGGGCATGCTGCGCCGCGGCGGTGTCCCCGGCTTTCCCAGGACGAGCAGTCCGTCGTGCCATCGGCGCCGTCCTCGCGTGCTAAG TAGGCACGCTAGCCACCTCCCTGCTCCGTGCCCCACACATCTGACCCCGCCGCTATGTTGGGATGATGTGCTACTGTGCAG TGCCTCGACAAACTACATGAGGTTGGGTTGTGTGATTGGACCCTGTTTGTGTGCCAGCAGGAAGGGACAAGCAAGAGAAAGTACTGCTATTCCACTGGATTTTACTTCCTTTGATTTCACCAAACTTTGTATTATTATTTTCTTCTG CCTGGTGAACAGTTTGCTCTTTTGCTGTCAAATACTTTGTTGTTGGCTTATTTTTGAATACAGATTGGATGCCTCGCTGCATGTTACTCCCAAGAG ATCTCACTCAAGAAGTGGCCAAACTGAGGTGCCAGGTGATTGGCATGCTTGA
- the LOC119368184 gene encoding uncharacterized protein LOC119368184 isoform X5, with product MRRRASRRRRRRWIRSAAVCFIPFFSSRTGASPWGAAGWGRKWSPGRWVAAAHALPPRAMVRRMDLGMLRRGGVPGFPRTSSPSCHRRRPRVLRHASHLPAPCPTHLTPPLCWDDVLLCSLVNSLLFCCQILCCWLIFEYRLDASLHVTPKRRSHSRSGQTEVPGDWHA from the exons ATGCGGAGGCGAGCTtcccgacgacggcggcggcgttgGATTCGATCTGCAGCCGTCTGCTTCATCCCGTTCTTCTCCAGCCGAACAGGGGCAAGTCCGTGGGGCGCCGCCGGATGGGGAAGGAAATGGAGCCCAGGGAGATGGGTGGCAGCGGCTCACGCACTCCCTCCCCGAGCGATGGTCCGGCGGATGGACCTGGGCATGCTGCGCCGCGGCGGTGTCCCCGGCTTTCCCAGGACGAGCAGTCCGTCGTGCCATCGGCGCCGTCCTCGCGTGCTAAG GCACGCTAGCCACCTCCCTGCTCCGTGCCCCACACATCTGACCCCGCCGCTATGTTGGGATGATGTGCTACTGTGCAG CCTGGTGAACAGTTTGCTCTTTTGCTGTCAAATACTTTGTTGTTGGCTTATTTTTGAATACAGATTGGATGCCTCGCTGCATGTTACTCCCAAGAG AAGATCTCACTCAAGAAGTGGCCAAACTGAGGTGCCAGGTGATTGGCATGCTTGA
- the LOC119368184 gene encoding uncharacterized protein LOC119368184 isoform X1 → MRRRASRRRRRRWIRSAAVCFIPFFSSRTGASPWGAAGWGRKWSPGRWVAAAHALPPRAMVRRMDLGMLRRGGVPGFPRTSSPSCHRRRPRVLSRHASHLPAPCPTHLTPPLCWDDVLLCSASTNYMRLGCVIGPCLCASRKGQARESTAIPLDFTSFDFTKLCIIIFFCLVNSLLFCCQILCCWLIFEYRLDASLHVTPKRRSHSRSGQTEVPGDWHA, encoded by the exons ATGCGGAGGCGAGCTtcccgacgacggcggcggcgttgGATTCGATCTGCAGCCGTCTGCTTCATCCCGTTCTTCTCCAGCCGAACAGGGGCAAGTCCGTGGGGCGCCGCCGGATGGGGAAGGAAATGGAGCCCAGGGAGATGGGTGGCAGCGGCTCACGCACTCCCTCCCCGAGCGATGGTCCGGCGGATGGACCTGGGCATGCTGCGCCGCGGCGGTGTCCCCGGCTTTCCCAGGACGAGCAGTCCGTCGTGCCATCGGCGCCGTCCTCGCGTGCTAAG TAGGCACGCTAGCCACCTCCCTGCTCCGTGCCCCACACATCTGACCCCGCCGCTATGTTGGGATGATGTGCTACTGTGCAG TGCCTCGACAAACTACATGAGGTTGGGTTGTGTGATTGGACCCTGTTTGTGTGCCAGCAGGAAGGGACAAGCAAGAGAAAGTACTGCTATTCCACTGGATTTTACTTCCTTTGATTTCACCAAACTTTGTATTATTATTTTCTTCTG CCTGGTGAACAGTTTGCTCTTTTGCTGTCAAATACTTTGTTGTTGGCTTATTTTTGAATACAGATTGGATGCCTCGCTGCATGTTACTCCCAAGAG AAGATCTCACTCAAGAAGTGGCCAAACTGAGGTGCCAGGTGATTGGCATGCTTGA
- the LOC119368184 gene encoding uncharacterized protein LOC119368184 isoform X6, whose protein sequence is MRRRASRRRRRRWIRSAAVCFIPFFSSRTGASPWGAAGWGRKWSPGRWVAAAHALPPRAMVRRMDLGMLRRGGVPGFPRTSSPSCHRRRPRVLSRHASHLPAPCPTHLTPPLCWDDVLLCSLVNSLLFCCQILCCWLIFEYRLDASLHVTPKRSHSRSGQTEVPGDWHA, encoded by the exons ATGCGGAGGCGAGCTtcccgacgacggcggcggcgttgGATTCGATCTGCAGCCGTCTGCTTCATCCCGTTCTTCTCCAGCCGAACAGGGGCAAGTCCGTGGGGCGCCGCCGGATGGGGAAGGAAATGGAGCCCAGGGAGATGGGTGGCAGCGGCTCACGCACTCCCTCCCCGAGCGATGGTCCGGCGGATGGACCTGGGCATGCTGCGCCGCGGCGGTGTCCCCGGCTTTCCCAGGACGAGCAGTCCGTCGTGCCATCGGCGCCGTCCTCGCGTGCTAAG TAGGCACGCTAGCCACCTCCCTGCTCCGTGCCCCACACATCTGACCCCGCCGCTATGTTGGGATGATGTGCTACTGTGCAG CCTGGTGAACAGTTTGCTCTTTTGCTGTCAAATACTTTGTTGTTGGCTTATTTTTGAATACAGATTGGATGCCTCGCTGCATGTTACTCCCAAGAG ATCTCACTCAAGAAGTGGCCAAACTGAGGTGCCAGGTGATTGGCATGCTTGA